A genome region from Manis javanica isolate MJ-LG chromosome 3, MJ_LKY, whole genome shotgun sequence includes the following:
- the ADAMDEC1 gene encoding ADAM DEC1, producing MPLFPLSILCLIAQTQATAIKQTPELELYEVVRPKKLYILHKRETQNNQTEKHGKEERYAPELQYQIILKGEEIILGLQKNRHIGPDYTETYYSHKGEEITTSPQNMEHCYYKGHILNEKDSVASISTCKGLRGYFTHHGQRYMIKPLKSTDQEDHAVLTDNQKELETADRTCGVRNVGRKQGLLRTSRSLNNPEHERFLRAKKYIDLFLVLDNAFYNISKGNLTLIRSFLFDVVNLLNVIYNTIDIQVALVGMEIWSDGDKIAVVPQTGVTFNNFLSWHRSNLRKMRSHDHAQLLSGIGFNNRHVGMAASNSLCSPSSVAVIEANKKNNVALVGVMSHELGHVLGMPDVPYYTKCPSGSCVMNQYLSSRFPKDFSVSCRLHFEKYILSQKPKCLLQAPIPKNIITKPVCGNQLLEVGEDCDCGSPKKCTNPCCDATTCKLKSETDCGEDTLNHTIQ from the exons CAACAGCCATAAAACAAACTCCAGAATTAGAGCTCTATGAAGTAGTTCGTCCTAAAAAACTATACATTTTACACAAAAGAGAGACACAGAACAACCAGACGGAGAAGCATGGCAAGGAG GAAAGATATGCACCTGAACTTCAGTATCAAATTAtattaaaaggagaagaaatcatCCTTGGCCTACAGAAAAACAG GCACATTGGGCCAGATTACACTGAAACATATTACTCACACAAAGGAGAAGAAATCACTACAAGCCCGCAGAATATG GAACACTGCTACTATAAAGGACACATCCTAAATGAAAAGGATTCTGTAGCCAGCATTAGTACCTGCAAGGGGTTGAG GGGATACTTCACTCATCATGGTCAGAGATATATGATAAAGCCTCTGAAAAGTACAGACCAAGAAGATCATGCCGTCCTCACCGATAACCAGAAGGAGCTAGAAACAGCTGATCGCACTTGTGGTGTAAGAAATGTTGGCAGGAAACAAGGACTTCTTCGAACCTCTAGGTCACTCAATAACCCAGAG CACGAACGCTTTCTTCGGGCTAAGAAGTACATTGATCTCTTTTTGGTGCTGGATAACGCCTTT TATAACATCTCTAAGGGAAATCTAACTTTGATAAGAAGCTTTTTGTTTGATGTGGTGAACCTACTCAATGTG ATTTATAACACCATAGATATTCAAGTGGCCTTGGTAGGTATGGAAATCTGGTCTGACGGTGATAAGATAGCGGTGGTACCCCAAACAGGTGTTACCTTTAACAACTTTCTGAGTTGGCATCGTTCTAACCTGCGGAAAATGAGGAGCCATGATCATGCTCAGCTACTCAG TGGAATCGGCTTCAACAACCGACATGTAGGAATGGCGGCCTCAAACTCCTTGTGTTCTCCATCGTCAGTTGCTGTTATTGAG gctaataaaaaaaataacgtGGCTCTTGTAGGAGTGATGTCCCATGAGCTGGGTCATGTCCTTGGCATGCCTGATGTGCCATATTACACCAAATGTCCCTCCGGGAGCTGTGTGATGAATCAGTATCTGAG TTCAAGATTTCCAAAGGATTTCAGTGTATCTTGCCgcttacattttgaaaaatatattttatctcaaAAACCAAAGTGCCTACTGCAAGCACCGATTcctaaaaatataataacaaaacCAGTGTGTGGGAACCAACTTCTGGAAGTAGGAGAAGACTGTGATTGCGGCTCCCCTAAG aaatgtaCCAACCCTTGCTGTGATGCCACTACCTGTAAATTAAAATCTGAAACCGATTGTGGAGAAGACACTCTGAACCATACCAT acAATGA